The region ttttgtgtattttgtgtaaaatgtactgAGGTGTTTAATTTACTAACTCATGGATTCTCAGGGCGCACTCACTCTAGGAAATCCGACCACGTCGAAGCACGTTTGACCCTCAAAGTCCAGCTTGATAatgtgagtgctccgatccgTTCTCAAGCTCAGTGCACTTCCCTGGAAAGAGGacgtaaccgtgctcaggcccggttagtcctggagcagtgagAGTGCAGgacagcgggggaatggggagggggggagttagTTTTTGCAGCTCGATGTCACTTTAGATCCCATTACAGTTTGATCTTTTACTTTGTGTAAGGTGACGTAAACAGGACGTCAAATATTGTTGTGTAGTCAGGGAATTATCTGCAGTTATTTTCCtgtattaaattacattttcagcattttttaattggatatttaagtggatttttcacacatttcacttcAGCCATTGGAGATGGTGACtgcatgtttagttttttaaaatgtgtgaagCTAAAAAGTGCTACAACCTGAAACACATCAATCAGGTTACATTTCTCCTGTTCTTTGCCTCTTAGATCTGCGCTGTGTCGTTGCCCTGTGGCTGGTTGTAAGCGCTCTGGCCTCAGTAGGCACTGATTGGTTGCTGGTTTGTTGCTTACACATTACTGGTTCTGCTCTTGCCCTTGGCTCCGCCCCCTGGGCTGCCTTTACTCTCTGACTTCCTGCCAGGTGAGTTCTGACAGGTGGGCGGTTTTACAGCAGAGCCCGACTGAGCaccactgttgttgttgtggttcgTGTTCCCGCTCAGCGTCTCCATGATGGAGCGAAACGCCCCGAACGACCGCTTACTCTCAGAGCTTCCTGTCGGAGTCCTTTCCTTCCCATGATGCCCTTTGGTCTGCTCTGCCTCCGGATTGGAGCTCTTGTGCACCTGCTCGTCGAAGGTAACCCTCAGTTTAAGGTTCTGAGACGTCTTCCTGCGAGATGAGGGTGACTTCAGGGCGCTCTTGGGGCTCGTGGCGACTTTCTGGCCGTTGGTGGCGTCGTGGGAGTCGGTTGAAACGTCCGATATTTTAGCGTCTGCTGCCTCGGGGTCGCTGGAGGTGGGGGACGGGTTGAAACCGATGCTGTCCACTGACTTTGACCCACTGAGAGAAAATGCCAGCTTCCTCTCAATGGTGGAAGTCGGGGCGGAGGCGGGGAGGTGGTTCTTCATCATCGGGTCAAGGTGGTTTGATGCTGGCTCCTCCTCTGCGATTGGCAGGTGAGACGGCCTATCAGGTCGCAGAGTGTTGGAGGCCGAGGCTCCTTGATTTTTACCCTCCTCTGGTGGATAACCATCTGTGTCGGATTCACTCAGAGAGCGCTGCATGATCTGTTTGAGTCTCGCTAGTTTGAGCTCCCTCCTCTCGCCCAGCACCGTCCTGCGGGCTCCAGGGGCCGCGGGGCCGCAGGGGCCAGGGCCAACCGCTGGAGGCAGCCTCTCCCTGGAACACAGCGAGTCCGACATGTCCTTGCCCAGCAGCTGCCGCAGCACTGAGTCTGGTCCTGCCCCTGCCTGTCGAACCAACCATTGACCATCACCAGGAGTCCCCTCTGCTGTCAGCAACATCTCAGGCCACGCCTCCACTGAGGGCTGATGGGAGCTGGAGtccagaggaggaaacagaaattatcttttactttcattttacaATTTAAGTGTGGATGTTCTGGTTTTACCAACAATGGCTTCTAAGAAAATCCACCTCACTGTCGCTAAGGTTATTTCTGGGAGCCATAGTTGTGCTTTTAGTATATCTCTAGAAGAGTTAGGGGGTCCTACATGTGTGTgggcgtgcgtgtgtgtgtgtgtgtgtgtgtgtgtgtgtgtgtgtgtgttacctgggaGATCTGGACGGTGTCCCCTCTGCCTTGTTGGGGTCCATCAGTCTCTGCAGTTGTTTCTGCAGAACGATCCTGTCTGCAGCCTGTCTGCacgacaaacaacacacacaacaggattAACCCCAGGTGAcccacctccacctgcaggttTCACCTCAGTCTGAATCCTGTTACATCAtcctaaaaaaaacccagaaagaTTAAAACTACCGTCACTTACTCATTGAGCTGTTTGGTGAGTTTAACAACCTGCGAAGCCAACGACATGCAGGTTTCCACAACGACAAGGTATCGAGCGCAGGTGGTGTGTCCCTGTCGCTCGGCACTCTGGGACGGCCGCTCCCCCTGCTGGTTCTGGACGGTCACGTTAGAGCCGTACTCCACCAGAGTCTGGACACAGAGACAGGAGCTTTTTTAGTAAGATTTACTCAGCTCTGTGGAGAACATGCAGCTTTTTAATCTAAAGCAAATCACAATCAGTGTTTTGATTGTCGGCCTGGCTggccaacaggaagcagacaggACTGATAAGATCCGCCCCTCCTTCAGACGGCTGTGCCAGCATTAAAAACATCCACTGCAGGAAAAATGAGCTCCAGGTTGTCAAATACATTTAAGGAAGAATTAAAGTGTGAGCAAGAGAACTGAAGCAGGACATTCCTGGTCTGGTTACCAGCAGGGAAACACGCAAAACGGTTGGAAGTAATTGTAACTTTTAAGCAGCACACACCTGGATGCAGGTGAGGTGTCCGTACTGAGCCGCTACGTGGACCGCTGTGTTTCCGTTCTGGTCGACTTCGTCCAGAGAGATCGCCTGTTCCTGCATGAACTGAAGCAACCACAGCAACACcttctcctgcagagacacacagagagacaagtTTTTATCCACTTCTTATTAAGGGGGGGTGTGAGATGGGGattggcgtgtgtgtgtgtgtgtgtgttacctgtccatGGCGGGCAGCGTAGTGGATCAGACTGGGATGTTCTCGGGTGCAGCTCAGCTCCGCGATGGCCTCCGTCTCACTCACCATCCACCTCACACACTCCAGATGACcgttctgcaaaaacaaacacaaagattaTGATGAAGAACATTTACTGTTACCTCAATTTAAACCTGAGCataacccagacaacacaagtaacacacacacgcacgcacgcacgcacgcacgcacgcacgcacacacacacttgcattgacacgcacacacagtcaccATGTTGATTAAGCACCAGGTGGCTGGAAGTCTGTCCTGCCATTAATCTGAGTGATTAAACAAGAGGCTTGCTGATAAGAGCCAATCAGGACTCGGCTGCCCAGCTTGTCTGCTGATaaacacacttcctgtctggcAGCCAATCAAGAGGCTGGTTTCCACAGCAGAGCAGACAAAACAGGACCTGCTCAGTATTCACAGCGCTCAGCGAGACTCATTTttaacaaactgctgctgctgctgtcgacAGAGCTGATGTAGaagtttaaaatcattttatctAAATCCTTCATCTCAACACATCATGACCTCACCGACCAGCTGCCAACCGAGTGCCTCGTTGAATTTATAAGATTAcagatgtgtattttttttccccttgacCATTAAAACAAAATAGCTTGCAACTATTTGGAATGCTTTCTATCTATTACagatctctcaactggaaggtcgggggttcgatccccagctcctgcagcaatgtgtccttgggcaagacacttaaccccaagttgctcccactgctttgttggcagtgtatgtttttgtatgaaCGGAGCGTTTTAATCTGatattgtttcacattttgagaTGTACAGGAGCAAATATATTCACATAAGGATATACACATCTATAGTAAGCTTGAGAATAAAGGCctttgagtctgtttttttgtctgaaatttACACACCCTGTTTTAAGTTTCTTAAGTTCTCTATACCCGTTCCACACACTTGCCTCCTTCTTGGGTTTTTAGACTACAGTGTAtttcattattgtgtttttatgttgagCTTTTCATGGTATCTGAgtaacacacactgaccttgaCTCCCAGCCCAGCGGGGGTGAGCTGCTGGTTGTTGCGTTCGTTCAGGCTGTCCTCCCCCATCAGGGAGGTGAGATGCTGCAGACAGTCAGCGTGACCCTGACAGGCCGAAATATGCAGCAGGTTGTTCCCGTCTTCGTCTCTGATCAGCTCCAGGTTATCTGCAGCCAGGTGAGGCTGcaggtgggggaggaggaggaggaggaggaggagaaagaaagggtgGGATAAGGAGGAGGTGCATAAAACATCATGTGTGGTTTGCTATAGTAcattcttcacctcctcctgaAATGTACACACATGACCTTCAACTCACCAGCAGCGAGATCTGTCCCTCTCTGACGATGTTGATGATGTTTTGATTCTTCTTTGTCTCCTCGTCCATCtcccctccagctcctccaaaCCCCCTCGGCCCactgcctccccctccccctcctcctgctcctgacCCTGGAGCCCAGGTCTTTGAGGCGTCCTGCCTGCCCATGCTGCAGCCAGGCAGCGGGAACATGTGCCCTGGTCCTCCTGATGGCTCCACGCTCGGCCTCTGGCTCTGTGAGTCCGGGTAAACCCGCGCGGACAGCAGCTTGTCTGGAAGTCAAACATGcacatttacagtttttgtgACCAACAACGAAGGTGAACTAGAAGCGAGATAAGGACGGTTTTATAGGTCGTACCTGCatcagagaaagaggagagggaggaggagcagctgagGAGTCCAGAGGGGAGCAGGTCTGACTGGTAGCCTCCTGGGGAGcggtggaggtggtggaggtcTGGATCCATGGACTTGGACTTCCTCAGGTCGGACCACTTCACCGGGGACAGGACACAATACTTCAGGATACAGAGGGATTACATTATGATGACATTCAAAAGTCTACC is a window of Labrus mixtus chromosome 5, fLabMix1.1, whole genome shotgun sequence DNA encoding:
- the sncaip gene encoding synphilin-1 isoform X1 codes for the protein MEAPEYLDLDEIDFSDDSVYSVTSLKSIPELSRRSDGQAEERPAPSINWSRGVSSHSGGGIKPTGIAEVHSKFRPVKRVSPLKHQPETTDSDSDGKVQSQGLVEPGESSKDDPSSDKAPHASSDAPGGKAKGLGGGSGGVVGGNNPQALFGELEHYDLDMDEILDVPYIKSSQQMSTLPRVTHDKRSVTGSNLGGGTLERTRGGGLKSSSLAHNEPLSLGSASSQTQYCVLSPVKWSDLRKSKSMDPDLHHLHRSPGGYQSDLLPSGLLSCSSSLSSFSDADKLLSARVYPDSQSQRPSVEPSGGPGHMFPLPGCSMGRQDASKTWAPGSGAGGGGGGGSGPRGFGGAGGEMDEETKKNQNIINIVREGQISLLPHLAADNLELIRDEDGNNLLHISACQGHADCLQHLTSLMGEDSLNERNNQQLTPAGLGVKNGHLECVRWMVSETEAIAELSCTREHPSLIHYAARHGQEKVLLWLLQFMQEQAISLDEVDQNGNTAVHVAAQYGHLTCIQTLVEYGSNVTVQNQQGERPSQSAERQGHTTCARYLVVVETCMSLASQVVKLTKQLNEQAADRIVLQKQLQRLMDPNKAEGTPSRSPSSHQPSVEAWPEMLLTAEGTPGDGQWLVRQAGAGPDSVLRQLLGKDMSDSLCSRERLPPAVGPGPCGPAAPGARRTVLGERRELKLARLKQIMQRSLSESDTDGYPPEEGKNQGASASNTLRPDRPSHLPIAEEEPASNHLDPMMKNHLPASAPTSTIERKLAFSLSGSKSVDSIGFNPSPTSSDPEAADAKISDVSTDSHDATNGQKVATSPKSALKSPSSRRKTSQNLKLRVTFDEQVHKSSNPEAEQTKGHHGKERTPTGSSESKRSFGAFRSIMETLSGNTNHNNNSGAQSGSAVKPPTCQNSPGRKSESKGSPGGGAKGKSRTSNV
- the sncaip gene encoding synphilin-1 isoform X2 → MEAPEYLDLDEIDFSDDSVYSVTSLKSIPELSRRSDGQAEERPAPSINWSRGVSSHSGGGIKPTGIAEVHSKFRPVKRVSPLKHQPETTDSDSDGKVQSQGLVEPGESSKDDPSSDKAPHASSDAPGGKAKGLGGGSGGVVGGNNPQALFGELEHYDLDMDEILDVPYIKSSQQMSTLPRVTHDKRSVTGSNLGGGTLERTRGGGLKSSSLAHNEPLSLGSASSQTQWSDLRKSKSMDPDLHHLHRSPGGYQSDLLPSGLLSCSSSLSSFSDADKLLSARVYPDSQSQRPSVEPSGGPGHMFPLPGCSMGRQDASKTWAPGSGAGGGGGGGSGPRGFGGAGGEMDEETKKNQNIINIVREGQISLLPHLAADNLELIRDEDGNNLLHISACQGHADCLQHLTSLMGEDSLNERNNQQLTPAGLGVKNGHLECVRWMVSETEAIAELSCTREHPSLIHYAARHGQEKVLLWLLQFMQEQAISLDEVDQNGNTAVHVAAQYGHLTCIQTLVEYGSNVTVQNQQGERPSQSAERQGHTTCARYLVVVETCMSLASQVVKLTKQLNEQAADRIVLQKQLQRLMDPNKAEGTPSRSPSSHQPSVEAWPEMLLTAEGTPGDGQWLVRQAGAGPDSVLRQLLGKDMSDSLCSRERLPPAVGPGPCGPAAPGARRTVLGERRELKLARLKQIMQRSLSESDTDGYPPEEGKNQGASASNTLRPDRPSHLPIAEEEPASNHLDPMMKNHLPASAPTSTIERKLAFSLSGSKSVDSIGFNPSPTSSDPEAADAKISDVSTDSHDATNGQKVATSPKSALKSPSSRRKTSQNLKLRVTFDEQVHKSSNPEAEQTKGHHGKERTPTGSSESKRSFGAFRSIMETLSGNTNHNNNSGAQSGSAVKPPTCQNSPGRKSESKGSPGGGAKGKSRTSNV